A genomic stretch from Chitinophagales bacterium includes:
- a CDS encoding PD40 domain-containing protein yields MKSAFIILACILSGSIFLIHPFEPHLTDIKQLTHGGTNAEAYFSPDGEWLTMQTTRADWGYDCDQILLMDIKAAKTDTAYRSRLISIDGGRTTCSYFLPDGNHLLFASTKSAGAICPATPPHDPKNYVWPIYDSYDIYESDLEGHVVKQLTNTNGYDAEATVSPKGDKIVFTSTRGGDIDLWGMNIDGSNPVQITNETGYDGGATFSPDGSKIVYRACHPKSEEEVKAYRDFLSQGLVSPLKMELFICNADGSNKHQLTELGNANWAPCFDPTGKKIVFSSNAKSSGGFDFQLFAINIDGTGLQQITDAGTFNAFPMFSPDGKNLVFCSNRNSSNKHEIDVYLSKWIP; encoded by the coding sequence ATGAAAAGTGCTTTTATAATTCTGGCTTGCATTTTATCCGGCAGCATTTTTTTAATCCATCCCTTTGAACCTCATTTAACAGATATAAAACAGCTGACTCATGGTGGCACAAATGCTGAAGCTTATTTTAGTCCTGATGGGGAATGGCTGACGATGCAAACTACCCGCGCTGATTGGGGTTACGACTGCGACCAGATTTTATTGATGGATATTAAAGCCGCTAAGACCGATACTGCTTACCGTTCCAGGCTGATCAGTATCGATGGCGGCCGTACTACCTGTTCTTATTTTCTTCCTGATGGAAATCACCTTCTTTTTGCTTCCACCAAATCCGCTGGCGCTATTTGCCCGGCGACACCGCCCCACGATCCAAAAAATTATGTATGGCCTATTTATGATTCGTACGACATCTATGAATCAGATCTTGAAGGACATGTTGTGAAACAGCTGACCAATACAAACGGATACGATGCAGAGGCAACCGTTTCTCCGAAGGGAGATAAAATTGTATTTACTTCTACCCGCGGAGGAGATATTGATCTGTGGGGAATGAATATCGACGGAAGTAATCCTGTTCAGATCACAAATGAAACCGGTTACGATGGAGGTGCTACTTTCTCACCTGATGGCTCTAAGATTGTATATCGAGCCTGCCATCCAAAGAGCGAAGAAGAGGTTAAAGCCTACCGCGATTTTTTGTCGCAAGGCTTAGTGTCGCCGCTTAAGATGGAATTATTTATTTGTAATGCAGACGGCTCTAATAAGCACCAGTTGACTGAGCTAGGAAATGCGAACTGGGCACCCTGCTTCGACCCGACAGGAAAGAAAATTGTCTTCTCCTCCAATGCCAAAAGCAGCGGTGGATTTGACTTCCAGTTATTTGCTATCAATATCGATGGTACAGGCTTGCAGCAAATAACCGATGCAGGTACATTCAACGCATTTCCCATGTTTTCACCTGATGGAAAAAATCTTGTCTTTTGCTCTAACCGGAATAGCAGCAACAAGCATGAGATTGATGTTTACCTATCCAAATGGATTCCTTAA
- a CDS encoding M28 family peptidase, with protein MSRYIFCIPFLITAIVCNAQIEEQFLRSHIYFLASDSMKGRETGSVDEKYAAAYISSQFNSYGLSPAGVNGTWYQSFHFRYSPDPHNLDTMHAVYKIGTNVIGFLDNHALYTVVIGAHYDHLGLGYDHNALDINPEGKIHNGADDNASGSAGVMELARYYSSNNITEQYNFLFICFSGEELGLIGSKKFCDSPTIVLSTVNYMVNMDMIGRLRDSTNTIELGGVGTSPTFIPLINKLSGPFHIKLDSSGVGPSDHTSFYLKNIPVLFFFTGQHSDYHKPTDDADKINFSGEVKVLDYVVRLIDKLNNQQKRVFTKTKNSSQDLPAFKVTLGIMPDYVFEGKGLRVDAVSDNRPAAKAGLLSGDVIVQMGDIKVDNIQDYMKALSAFSKGASTEVSVIRKGNKIKIPVTF; from the coding sequence ATGAGTCGATATATATTTTGTATACCATTTCTTATAACCGCTATAGTCTGCAATGCACAAATTGAAGAGCAGTTTCTTCGATCACACATTTACTTTCTTGCAAGTGACAGTATGAAAGGAAGAGAAACCGGAAGCGTGGATGAAAAATATGCAGCTGCATATATCAGCAGTCAGTTCAATTCGTACGGGCTTAGTCCCGCAGGAGTGAATGGAACCTGGTACCAATCTTTTCATTTCCGTTATTCGCCCGATCCGCATAACCTGGATACTATGCATGCTGTATATAAAATAGGCACGAATGTGATTGGATTTTTAGATAACCATGCCCTTTATACCGTCGTTATCGGTGCGCATTACGATCACCTTGGTTTGGGTTACGATCACAATGCACTCGACATAAACCCGGAAGGGAAGATTCACAACGGTGCTGACGACAATGCTTCAGGAAGTGCGGGTGTAATGGAGCTTGCGCGATACTATTCCTCGAATAATATTACCGAGCAGTACAACTTTTTGTTCATCTGTTTTTCGGGAGAGGAACTGGGACTGATAGGTTCGAAAAAATTCTGTGATTCACCCACTATCGTTCTTTCCACAGTCAATTACATGGTAAACATGGATATGATCGGACGACTGCGGGATTCCACAAATACTATCGAGCTGGGTGGTGTCGGTACTTCGCCCACTTTCATTCCTCTTATCAATAAACTTTCAGGTCCATTTCACATAAAGCTCGATAGCTCCGGTGTTGGCCCTTCCGACCACACATCTTTTTACCTGAAAAATATACCGGTTCTTTTTTTCTTTACAGGTCAGCATAGTGATTACCACAAACCTACTGATGATGCTGATAAGATCAATTTTTCTGGGGAAGTGAAAGTGCTTGATTACGTTGTCCGTTTAATTGACAAGCTTAACAATCAACAGAAACGGGTATTTACTAAAACCAAAAACAGCAGCCAGGATCTTCCTGCATTTAAAGTAACCCTGGGTATTATGCCGGACTATGTATTTGAAGGAAAGGGATTGCGCGTAGATGCCGTGAGTGATAATCGTCCCGCAGCAAAGGCAGGACTACTTTCTGGTGATGTGATTGTACAGATGGGTGACATTAAAGTAGATAACATCCAGGATTACATGAAAGCACTCTCGGCTTTCAGCAAAGGAGCTTCTACAGAAGTATCTGTGATAAGAAAAGGGAACAAAATTAAAATCCCGGTTACATTTTGA
- a CDS encoding T9SS type A sorting domain-containing protein, which produces MKHIFFLFLTFSVNAALADNWELFPRNQRNVYISTEQNSQHYVYAYKADSLKTDGNSTTYLFNQKPFTDSGSYCLSHFQNSTDFRWYQDPFGMDSIKQTGNHYEINIGGTIVKFNHLASVNESWKVTASENAWSIDYVIINCTSISEETIFGFSDSVKVFSITAYKKHDTIPQFASYHYRLSKSFGFIEFIPFRNLVFDDNFYGNLTRLVLQRMEIAGQVYGFSFPAFEDYFHYQPQDVLIWKNIRDWYDVLSPTTGEYYRDSLLTVTRSPDSVCMCIHREIKKFTEGLNDTSYSEINISRCFIANQFEPFLQLGAGQSAMVNNDFGSGHGGIGCWEHIQIKIDSSYTPALFSIHPHYSYYLDTNDCRIKIPYDYGADFKIDTKSGLTFYGEYGFIIDTTGLAGYIPGAGISGDCLPVGITPVSENGDHNLFIQPALASDYIQIESRDKERVSIEVYSLEGKVLFSAEKNPDDVIDIAFLPDGYYIVRLTAKDKIRTVKFLKQQEK; this is translated from the coding sequence ATGAAGCATATTTTCTTTCTCTTCCTCACCTTTTCCGTTAATGCTGCCCTGGCAGACAATTGGGAATTGTTTCCGCGTAATCAGCGAAATGTTTATATCTCTACAGAACAAAATTCGCAGCATTACGTGTATGCTTACAAAGCCGATTCGCTTAAAACAGATGGAAACAGCACTACTTATCTCTTCAACCAAAAACCATTTACGGATAGTGGCTCTTATTGTCTTTCACATTTTCAAAATTCTACTGATTTCAGATGGTATCAGGATCCTTTCGGCATGGACTCCATTAAACAAACTGGTAACCATTACGAAATCAATATCGGCGGCACTATTGTAAAGTTTAATCATTTAGCCTCCGTTAACGAATCCTGGAAGGTAACAGCAAGCGAAAATGCCTGGTCAATTGATTACGTGATTATAAATTGTACTTCCATTTCAGAAGAAACGATATTCGGATTTAGCGACAGCGTGAAAGTTTTCTCAATTACTGCTTACAAGAAGCATGATACTATTCCACAGTTTGCCTCTTACCACTACAGACTTTCGAAATCATTTGGATTCATTGAATTTATCCCTTTCAGAAATCTGGTTTTCGATGATAATTTCTACGGCAATTTAACCAGGCTCGTTTTACAAAGAATGGAAATAGCCGGACAGGTATATGGATTTTCATTTCCTGCTTTCGAAGATTATTTTCATTACCAACCTCAGGACGTATTGATTTGGAAAAATATACGCGACTGGTATGACGTGCTGAGTCCAACGACAGGCGAGTATTACCGGGATTCGTTGTTAACCGTTACCCGAAGTCCAGATTCAGTTTGCATGTGTATTCACAGGGAAATAAAAAAGTTTACTGAAGGCTTAAACGATACTAGCTATTCAGAAATTAATATTTCACGCTGCTTCATTGCAAACCAATTTGAACCCTTTCTTCAATTAGGAGCCGGTCAATCAGCAATGGTGAATAACGATTTTGGTTCAGGTCATGGAGGCATCGGTTGCTGGGAACACATTCAAATTAAAATTGATTCATCTTATACCCCTGCTCTTTTCTCAATACATCCTCATTACAGCTATTATCTCGATACAAATGATTGCCGCATAAAAATCCCTTATGATTACGGCGCTGATTTTAAGATTGATACTAAATCAGGCTTGACATTCTACGGCGAATATGGGTTTATCATCGATACCACCGGTTTAGCAGGTTATATTCCGGGTGCTGGAATTTCCGGAGATTGTTTGCCTGTAGGAATAACACCTGTTTCGGAGAATGGTGACCATAATCTTTTCATTCAACCTGCTCTTGCATCGGATTACATTCAGATTGAATCTCGCGATAAAGAAAGAGTTTCCATAGAAGTATATTCTTTGGAAGGAAAGGTTTTATTCTCTGCGGAAAAGAATCCGGATGATGTGATTGATATTGCATTTCTGCCGGATGGCTATTATATTGTACGGCTTACTGCGAAAGATAAGATTCGCACGGTTAAATTTTTGAAGCAACAGGAGAAATGA
- a CDS encoding DUF1697 domain-containing protein, producing MQTYISILRGINVSGHKQIKMADLKVLYEGLKFKDVSTYIQSGNIVFKAASTSDTEISAKIGQAILKKYQFEVPVIIRTAQEMETIYAANPFINQKDIDQEKLHVTFLARMPEQVNLDKIENLSYASDQFTLLNREVYLYCPGGYGNTKLSNTFFENKLKVTATTRNWKTVTKLIAIADQISG from the coding sequence ATGCAAACCTATATCTCAATCCTGCGCGGCATTAATGTGAGCGGCCATAAGCAAATCAAAATGGCGGATCTAAAGGTGTTGTATGAAGGGTTAAAATTTAAAGATGTGAGTACCTACATCCAAAGCGGTAATATTGTTTTTAAGGCGGCATCCACTTCTGATACAGAAATTTCCGCGAAGATTGGACAGGCTATTCTTAAAAAGTATCAGTTTGAAGTTCCGGTAATCATCAGAACGGCGCAGGAAATGGAAACCATTTATGCTGCCAATCCCTTTATAAACCAAAAGGATATTGACCAGGAAAAATTACACGTTACATTCCTGGCAAGAATGCCCGAACAAGTGAACTTAGATAAAATTGAAAATCTCAGCTATGCATCTGATCAGTTTACTTTACTTAACAGAGAGGTTTATTTGTATTGCCCGGGCGGCTATGGAAATACCAAACTTTCCAATACCTTTTTTGAAAATAAGTTAAAAGTAACTGCTACTACAAGGAATTGGAAAACCGTTACAAAACTGATAGCAATCGCTGATCAGATAAGCGGATAG
- a CDS encoding SRPBCC domain-containing protein, which yields MSDNPIVIERVFNAPISKVWKAITDNNEIKKWYFPLEDFRPEAGFKFTFIGGKEGGTQYLHLCEITEVIKGKKLTYSWKYDGYPGQSYVSFELFDQGDKTLLKLTHTGVESFAAAGTDFEKQNFVEGWTYFVNKALKEYLEPASNHQA from the coding sequence ATGAGCGACAATCCCATCGTAATAGAAAGAGTATTTAATGCTCCAATCTCAAAAGTCTGGAAAGCCATTACCGATAACAATGAAATTAAAAAATGGTACTTTCCCTTAGAAGATTTTCGGCCTGAAGCAGGATTCAAATTTACCTTCATCGGAGGCAAGGAAGGTGGCACTCAATATCTGCATCTTTGTGAAATTACAGAGGTTATTAAAGGAAAAAAGCTGACCTATAGCTGGAAATATGACGGTTACCCCGGACAGTCGTACGTAAGCTTTGAGCTGTTTGACCAGGGTGATAAAACATTATTGAAACTAACACACACCGGTGTAGAATCATTTGCTGCGGCAGGTACTGATTTTGAAAAACAGAATTTCGTAGAAGGGTGGACTTATTTCGTAAATAAAGCATTGAAAGAATATCTGGAACCAGCTTCTAATCACCAGGCTTAA
- a CDS encoding winged helix-turn-helix transcriptional regulator has product MTNKRDVFRAISDPTRREIINLLFRQPLNLNAISGNFKVSRPAISKHIKILSECGLVVIRQQGRERHCEARLNELNKVSKWVEQYRSFWTNKMDALEQHLSRPNKISKHKPKKIKYERQSHRNRKSI; this is encoded by the coding sequence ATGACAAATAAAAGAGATGTTTTCCGGGCCATATCAGATCCTACAAGAAGGGAAATCATTAATCTGTTGTTCAGACAGCCTTTAAACCTGAATGCCATATCAGGAAACTTTAAAGTTAGCAGACCTGCTATTTCAAAGCATATTAAGATTTTATCAGAATGCGGTTTAGTAGTTATCCGGCAACAAGGAAGGGAAAGACATTGCGAAGCACGGCTTAATGAATTAAATAAGGTTTCGAAATGGGTCGAACAATACAGAAGCTTTTGGACAAATAAGATGGATGCACTCGAGCAGCATTTGTCCCGCCCTAATAAGATTAGTAAGCATAAACCCAAAAAAATAAAATATGAGCGACAATCCCATCGTAATAGAAAGAGTATTTAA
- a CDS encoding beta-lactamase family protein, with translation MRKILIIFQIATAVFVSAQNNSKYADSVRRANGIPELAYAVITGDSILEMAFSGYHSVDLNDTAAISDRFHIGSNTKAMTAFMIAKHVEENELQWNTKFFDLFPQWKKESNPAYYAITLKDLLSHRARIQPFTEDEEDDSIPIFNGTNQQKRTAFGKYVLTLKPATIDSSLKYTYSNAGYTLAALMVEKVTSESWEELVSKVFNKDLNIDVQLSWPDNQLKKGTWGHAFENNKLVPVPSTTDYHLDYAEPAGDINITLTDYIKFIQLNINGLMGKSNYLNAATYQFLHKGIENYSIGWANIYENGKEFSAHSGSAGTYFSSVSIDRKKYTGYIIFTNSATENSITGVRLLMRKLKAMHGS, from the coding sequence ATGAGAAAAATTTTAATAATTTTCCAGATTGCAACCGCTGTCTTTGTTTCAGCACAAAACAATAGCAAATATGCAGATTCTGTACGCAGAGCTAATGGAATTCCTGAACTGGCATATGCAGTTATTACAGGCGATTCCATTTTAGAAATGGCATTTTCCGGTTATCATTCTGTTGATCTGAATGATACAGCAGCCATTTCAGATCGTTTTCATATTGGCTCGAACACCAAAGCGATGACTGCTTTCATGATTGCAAAACATGTAGAAGAAAATGAGTTGCAGTGGAATACGAAGTTCTTTGATTTATTTCCGCAATGGAAAAAAGAATCAAACCCCGCTTACTATGCCATTACGCTAAAAGACCTTTTATCACACAGAGCCCGAATTCAACCATTTACCGAAGATGAAGAAGATGATTCCATACCTATATTTAACGGAACGAACCAGCAAAAAAGAACAGCGTTTGGTAAATATGTTCTGACATTAAAACCTGCAACTATTGATTCCAGTCTTAAGTATACGTATTCAAATGCAGGCTATACGCTGGCCGCATTAATGGTGGAAAAAGTGACTTCAGAAAGCTGGGAAGAATTGGTCTCAAAAGTATTCAATAAAGATTTAAATATTGATGTTCAGCTTTCGTGGCCTGACAATCAATTAAAGAAAGGCACATGGGGGCATGCTTTTGAAAACAATAAGCTGGTCCCTGTTCCTAGCACCACTGATTATCATTTGGATTATGCGGAACCTGCAGGGGATATAAACATTACACTTACGGATTATATTAAGTTTATTCAGCTTAATATTAATGGGTTAATGGGAAAAAGTAATTATCTCAATGCCGCTACATATCAGTTTCTTCATAAAGGCATAGAAAATTATTCAATTGGCTGGGCTAATATTTATGAAAATGGAAAAGAGTTTTCTGCGCATTCGGGCTCAGCCGGAACCTATTTCAGCTCTGTTTCTATAGATAGAAAAAAGTACACTGGATATATCATATTCACAAACTCGGCTACAGAAAATTCAATAACAGGTGTTAGGTTATTAATGCGAAAATTGAAAGCAATGCATGGCAGCTAA
- a CDS encoding SRPBCC domain-containing protein, producing MSTLKFSITINAARAKVWEKLWNDDSYRKWTAAFAEGSYAQSDWKEGGKILFLSPDGSGMFGIIEKKIPNEQMIFRQLGEVKNGIEEPKYWGAATESYYLEETNGVTRLNVEMVFIDEFAQYLSKVFPKALEVLKQISEE from the coding sequence ATGTCAACATTAAAATTCTCCATTACTATCAATGCTGCCCGAGCGAAGGTTTGGGAAAAGCTATGGAACGATGACAGCTATAGAAAATGGACTGCAGCATTCGCCGAAGGTTCCTATGCACAAAGTGATTGGAAAGAAGGAGGTAAAATTTTATTTCTTTCTCCTGATGGTAGTGGCATGTTCGGTATTATTGAGAAGAAGATACCCAATGAACAGATGATATTCAGGCAGCTGGGCGAAGTTAAGAATGGGATTGAAGAACCAAAATACTGGGGTGCCGCAACCGAAAGCTACTATTTGGAGGAAACAAATGGAGTTACCCGATTAAATGTAGAGATGGTGTTTATCGACGAGTTTGCGCAATATTTAAGTAAGGTTTTTCCAAAGGCTTTGGAAGTGCTGAAACAGATTTCCGAAGAATAA
- a CDS encoding alpha/beta hydrolase produces the protein MIDNKGYAPVNGLKMYYEVHEPSGKAITEGIPLVLIHGGGSTIETTFANILPLLAQYVKTIAIELQAHGRTDDRDGDSSFEQDADDVAGLLTFLKISKADFLGFSNGGNTAMQIAIRQPELVNKLIIASSFYKRDGLIPGFFEGLQQATLDNMPEPLKTGYLKVADNKEHLQVMFDRDRKRMLQFTDWTDEDLRLIKAKTFLILGDRDVVRSEHAVEMFRLLPNAALVILPGEHGACIGEVTTAKEGSKIVELTALLIKEFLAEPG, from the coding sequence ATGATTGATAACAAAGGCTATGCACCTGTAAATGGTCTAAAAATGTATTACGAAGTTCATGAACCTTCAGGCAAGGCAATAACTGAAGGCATACCTCTGGTTTTGATTCATGGCGGGGGTTCTACCATTGAAACTACCTTTGCAAACATACTCCCATTACTTGCGCAGTATGTTAAAACTATTGCTATTGAACTACAAGCTCATGGGCGCACTGATGACAGAGACGGTGATTCTTCATTTGAACAAGACGCCGATGATGTTGCCGGCTTGCTTACCTTTCTCAAGATTAGTAAAGCTGATTTTTTGGGCTTTAGCAATGGTGGAAATACAGCAATGCAAATTGCTATCAGGCAACCTGAACTGGTAAACAAATTGATTATCGCTTCATCGTTTTACAAAAGAGATGGATTAATACCAGGTTTTTTTGAAGGGCTTCAGCAAGCTACGCTGGACAATATGCCCGAACCCCTAAAAACGGGGTACTTAAAAGTGGCCGATAATAAAGAACACCTGCAGGTAATGTTTGACAGGGACCGGAAAAGAATGCTGCAATTTACAGATTGGACAGATGAAGACCTCCGTTTAATAAAGGCTAAAACCTTTTTGATACTTGGCGATCGTGATGTGGTGAGATCAGAACATGCAGTTGAAATGTTCCGGCTATTGCCAAATGCCGCATTAGTAATACTCCCGGGGGAGCATGGTGCCTGTATTGGTGAAGTGACAACCGCAAAGGAAGGCAGTAAAATAGTGGAACTAACAGCCTTACTGATTAAAGAATTTCTGGCAGAGCCAGGTTAA
- a CDS encoding winged helix-turn-helix transcriptional regulator has product MRRDVFQAISDPTRRSILSLLATQAMTPNAIAGHFHSTRQAISKHIKILAECHLVKQKPSGREIYYHFNPKKMKEIDKWLEPFRASWEDPFNQLDTVLKNLKQKK; this is encoded by the coding sequence ATGAGACGAGATGTATTTCAGGCGATTTCTGATCCCACGCGCAGGTCAATTCTTAGTTTGTTAGCCACACAGGCAATGACACCAAATGCAATTGCCGGGCATTTTCACAGCACCAGGCAAGCCATATCCAAGCATATCAAAATTTTAGCCGAGTGCCATCTGGTGAAACAGAAACCATCCGGAAGGGAAATATATTATCATTTCAATCCAAAAAAAATGAAAGAAATTGACAAATGGCTGGAACCCTTCCGTGCCAGTTGGGAAGACCCTTTTAATCAATTGGATACTGTATTGAAAAATCTAAAACAAAAAAAATAA
- a CDS encoding SRPBCC domain-containing protein, which translates to MKKQQTSIVKDAANRKIVVVREFDAPLPQVWEAWTDKDILDLWWAPKSWKAETKSMDFWEGGVWLYSMVSLDGAESYCRADFKAIVPYKSYIGDEGFCDKNGTLRTIFRLCTGEVNSAQRIPEQR; encoded by the coding sequence ATGAAGAAACAACAGACAAGCATCGTTAAAGATGCAGCCAACAGAAAAATTGTTGTAGTAAGGGAATTTGATGCCCCTCTTCCCCAGGTATGGGAAGCCTGGACAGATAAAGATATATTGGATTTATGGTGGGCACCTAAATCATGGAAGGCAGAAACAAAATCAATGGATTTTTGGGAAGGTGGTGTTTGGCTCTATAGTATGGTAAGTCTGGATGGTGCGGAGTCTTATTGCCGTGCGGATTTCAAAGCCATCGTTCCTTATAAAAGCTATATTGGCGATGAAGGCTTCTGTGACAAAAACGGAACATTACGAACGATTTTCCGCCTATGCACTGGAGAAGTGAATTCAGCCCAACGGATACCGGAACAAAGGTGA
- a CDS encoding YdeI/OmpD-associated family protein, translated as MQLSETPDKKELPVLSFKTRNAFDKWLAKNYDKYNGIWLRFFKKASGEKAITYKEALDEALCYGWIDGQANKYDDKSWIQKFTPRRPKSIWSKRNTDHIERLTSLGKMKPSGVAEVEKAKIDGRWANAYDGSSQMQIPEDFMKILSRNKKANTFFKTLNKANKYAISFRLQTAKKPETREKRLKAILEMLSREEKFH; from the coding sequence ATGCAGCTGTCTGAAACTCCTGATAAGAAAGAACTGCCGGTTCTATCTTTCAAAACTCGCAATGCTTTCGATAAGTGGCTTGCTAAAAACTATGACAAGTACAACGGTATTTGGTTAAGGTTTTTTAAAAAAGCTTCAGGAGAAAAAGCAATTACATACAAGGAAGCTCTGGACGAAGCGCTCTGTTACGGCTGGATAGATGGACAAGCTAATAAGTATGATGATAAGTCCTGGATTCAAAAATTTACTCCGCGCAGACCAAAAAGTATCTGGTCAAAAAGGAATACAGACCATATTGAGCGTTTAACATCACTTGGTAAGATGAAACCCTCAGGTGTGGCAGAGGTAGAAAAAGCGAAAATTGACGGAAGGTGGGCAAATGCATATGACGGTTCAAGTCAAATGCAAATTCCGGAAGATTTTATGAAAATACTTTCGAGAAATAAAAAGGCTAATACATTTTTTAAAACATTAAATAAGGCAAACAAGTATGCAATTTCTTTTCGTTTGCAAACAGCCAAAAAACCTGAAACAAGAGAAAAAAGGTTGAAAGCAATCCTGGAAATGCTTTCTAGAGAAGAAAAATTCCATTAA
- a CDS encoding NAD(P)H-dependent oxidoreductase, translated as MTEKKNIFTIIGSAQKNSANQKLINNLSELTQANFNLTIFNDLKRLPHFDPDLSLNNPPKLIIQLREDIEKADGIIICTPEYVFSIPSGLKNAIEWCVAATVFSDKPTGLITASAHGQKGHEELQLIMKTVMANFTNETTILIQGIKGKIDAAGKIKDSKVKDDLLKFINAFKDLVKNANR; from the coding sequence ATGACCGAAAAGAAAAACATTTTTACAATTATCGGGAGTGCGCAGAAAAACTCAGCAAATCAAAAGCTCATCAATAATTTATCTGAGCTCACACAAGCCAATTTCAACCTGACCATTTTCAATGATTTAAAAAGGCTTCCTCATTTTGATCCGGACCTATCATTAAACAATCCGCCAAAGCTAATTATTCAATTAAGAGAGGATATTGAAAAAGCGGATGGAATAATTATCTGTACTCCGGAATATGTGTTCAGCATTCCGAGCGGACTAAAAAATGCAATTGAATGGTGTGTTGCAGCTACCGTGTTCAGCGATAAGCCAACCGGGCTTATCACCGCTTCAGCCCATGGGCAAAAAGGCCATGAAGAACTGCAATTGATAATGAAAACCGTAATGGCAAATTTTACAAATGAAACCACCATACTGATACAGGGAATAAAAGGGAAGATAGATGCAGCCGGAAAAATTAAGGATAGTAAAGTTAAAGATGACTTACTAAAATTTATAAATGCATTTAAAGACCTGGTTAAGAATGCCAACCGTTAA
- a CDS encoding DinB family protein, with translation MNLTSQIARQFREAYFGKNWTWSHVKEHLADVTWQQATTKVYSFNTIAALVYHMNYYVSALLKVLQGNPLEASDKYSFNHQIVGSGEDWEKLLARTWADAENFAGLVEQLPENKLWENVADEKYGNYYQNIHGIIEHTHYHLGQIVLIKKILLQADKNGGNKNI, from the coding sequence ATGAATTTGACATCACAAATAGCCAGGCAATTCAGAGAAGCTTATTTTGGAAAAAACTGGACCTGGTCACATGTTAAAGAACATTTAGCAGACGTAACCTGGCAACAGGCCACCACTAAGGTGTATTCTTTTAACACCATTGCTGCGCTGGTTTATCACATGAATTATTACGTGAGTGCACTCCTGAAAGTATTACAGGGAAATCCACTCGAAGCCAGCGATAAGTACAGCTTTAACCATCAAATAGTGGGATCCGGGGAAGACTGGGAGAAATTGCTTGCCAGGACTTGGGCTGATGCTGAAAACTTTGCTGGCCTGGTGGAACAACTGCCGGAAAACAAGCTTTGGGAAAACGTGGCGGATGAAAAATACGGTAATTACTATCAGAATATTCACGGAATTATTGAGCACACCCACTACCATTTAGGGCAGATTGTACTGATAAAAAAAATACTCCTTCAGGCTGATAAAAACGGAGGTAATAAAAACATATAG